CCCACAGCTCACTTCCGTGGAGCCGATCACTCGCGGTGAACAAGAGGACGCTACCCAGAGCCGTGAGGCCGTGGGGATCCGAACCCTCGAGGCCCGGAACCAGATCCAGAACACGGCGCGTTCCCTCGGCCGTGCCATCAGTCGCCCACAGCTCGCCACCGGCCCCGAGCTCGCGGATTACGAAGTAGAGATCGTTGCCCACGACGGTCATCTCGAGAGGGAGAGCCACCGTGGAAGCGGTGGGAATGCGCGCCAGCAGGTCGGTGGAGGCGGCCGATCCAGCGCTGCGCCAAAGTTCAACCGTGTCGCGGCCTACGACCGCTGCAAAGTACCGAGCGCGGAAATGAGCACCGGAGGCCTCGACAACATCCTCCAAACCCAGGGGAATGAGGGGCCTGGCACGGAATATTCTGGAGGACTGACGTCCCAGCGCCCAGATCCAGTAGCCCCCGATGGTTCTGCCAAAGGGAGCCCGGCCGACAAAGAACGCCCGCTGGGGGCCCACGGCCGCCAGGCCCAGAACCTCAGAATCCGCCGGTCCCACCCGCAGGTCGCCCACCAGTCGCGTTCCCGCCGGTGTGCCGTCGGTCTCCCAGAGCTCGCGCCCCACCGTCGGCCCGGTAGCCTGGAAGAGCATCCGCTCCCCCACCGGGACCCATCCCCCGGGCAAGGAAGAGCGCGGACCGGGGGTTGGACCACCGTCCTCCCCCGGCGCGATGTCCCGCAGCAACACGGTTCCAGCGGCGGTGCCGTCGCTGCACCAGGGTTCCAGGCCGGTCATCGCCGTCCTGCCGGAGAAGCAGACTCCCGGGCCACCGGCGGCGAGGCCGAAGGGCTCTACATCGCTGTCCACCGGGCGGGTTCCTCCAGCCGTGCCGTCACTGACCCACAGGCGGAGGTGCCCGAACTCGTCGAATCGTTGGAAGAAGACCTGGTCGCCGGCGGTCACGATGTCGATCCAGGGCCGATTCGCCAGCCCGGGCGGGGGAATATAGACCGCGCTGGTTCCCTCGGCGGTGCCGTCGGTACGCCACAGGCTGGCCACCCCGGCGGCGTCATCGCTGACGAAGTACGCGGCCTGGGCCGCGGCGGCGGCCGTCAGTGCGCCGGGGACGGAGACCGGGTCCCCGAGGCCCGAGACCTGGAAAGTTCCCGCCGCGGTGCCGTCGCTGGTCCACAGCCCGGACCGCCCCGTCTCCTGCGCCGCCGAGAAGTAGAGTCGCTCCTCGAAGGTCACCAGCCCGTCGCCGAAGTCGGCACGGCGCCGAGAGCCGAAGATCACCAGCGGAGCCGTGCCTCCCAGCGTGCCGTCGCTGCGCCAGAGCGCCAAGGGACGGTCGCTGCTGGTGCTCGCCCCCACGGGGCCCAAGAAATAGACCTCCTCCCCTAAGCCCTGGAGGCCGAAGAAATCGCTCCCGGGCGGCCCGGGGTGGCGGTCCAGCACCCGGGTACCGCCCACCGTTCCGTCGGTGACCCACAGCTCGCGGCCGTAGCTTCCCCCTACGAAGGCGAAGAAGATCTCGCTCCCAGCAGCCACGAGATCAGCGGGGCAGAGCTCGGCGAAGGCCGTCGTGAAAGAATCCAAGGCGGAGAGATCCACCCATCGGCGGGTGCCCTGAGCGGTACCGTCGCTCTGCCAGAGAGTGCAGCGGCCGATGCCGGCAGGGTCGCTGGCGGGGGAAGGCTCGAAGACCGAGAGGATCGTGCCGGCAGGGGTTTCCAGGAAGCCGCGTACGGTCCATCGGGGAAATTCCAAGTCGTGCCCCGCCAGCGGGACGAGGGCCTCGGTGCCCGCCGCCGTTCCATCGCTACGCCACCAGGCCAGCCCCAGAGCCGGAGTGATGGAGAGGAAGAGCACCTCTTCTCCCCGGGGCGCTATCGCCAGAACCTCCACGTCGTCCCCGGTGAGCGGGAAGGTCCCTTCCGGAGTCCCGTCGGTCACGAAGAGCCGGCGCCGAGCTTCCGGATCGAGAGCACCGTAGAGGGCGATGAAGAAGACTCGATCCCCGGCGGAAACCAGGTTCCAGGGCACCACGCCGTCGTCCCCCGGCAAGGTCGGGATCAAGGGCTTCGTGCCCTCGCCCGTTCCATCGCTGACCCACACTGCCGGAAATCTGAAATCCAGCCCTTGAGCCAGGACCACCCGCTCCCCCGCCAGCGGCGCCATCTCCGCGATGTCCCCGCAGGCCCCGGGACAGAGATCCGCCACCGGCCCCGTGCCTTCGGCAGAGCCGTCGGTGGTCCACAGCTCGCGGCCATAGCCGGGCAGGGACAAAGAAAAGAAAAGCCGCGAGCCGGAGGCGGTGAGGAGATTGGACGAGGCGAAGGTAAGCTCGGAGACCGTATCCCGCAGCAGGTGGGTCCCCGCGGCGGTTCCGTCACTGACCCAAAGGGCCCGGCCGGCGCCGGGGGTAGTCGCCGCAAAGAAAAGAGCGGAAGAGGTGACGGTGAGCTGATCGGGTTCCGGCCCTGCCAGGGGCACCTGGGTGGTGCCGGGATCCCAGAAGGGCTGGATAGGCTGAGCGAAGGAAGTTGGGGCCGCTGCTGTCAGCAACACCAGCCAGAAAGCCGAGGCGATCCACCACCGGCCGGAATGCGCCTCGGCGACGAGCGTGCGCCTTTTTGCATCCACATATTTAAACTAGCACGATTCTTCCCTGCCACGACGCTCTAGGAGCGCAAATCGGAGGCTCTCGCGTCGCAGGGGGGCTGGACCGCAGCCTGGGACCAAGCCTCCTCAGGTGCCGCCCTGTTTGGTGGGGGCAGCAGCGGTCATAGTGGGTTCGGCGCCGAGGGCGTTGAGGGCATCGAGAACCCGTTGCAGCATCGCAGGCTCGCCGCCGCCCATCCCCTCCTCCGCCGCTACCGACAGCTCGTTGGCGTCGTAGGCCCAACGGCGCAGGATGGCGACCTTCTGCTCCTTGCGAAGGGAATCATCCTCCAGCAGAGCCTGAGGCGTGTCGTACTCGCCGGCGGGATCGAGGAGGGCTGGTTGGATTTCGGAATCGTTGGCAGGGTCGTAGGTCATGGCATCGCTTTCTGAAGAAGATCGAAGGTACTTCGTCTCGTGCAGACTTCTCGTTCTGTCGCCTAGAATTCATGCACAGCCCATTCCAAGCGCCTTCACCGACCGTGGCCAAGGCGCCCGGCCAGCTCCTTCACCAGCTCCAACGCCGCCTCGGAAATCACCGTGCCGGGGCCGTAGATGGCGGCGACGCCGGCGTCGTAGAGGGCCTGGTAGTCCTGCTCCGGCACCACCCCGCCAACCACGATCATGATGTCGTCGCGGCCCAGCTCGGCGAGGGCGTCCCGCAGCTGGGGCACCAGGGTCAGATGGCCGGCGGCGAGGGAGCTGGCGCCCACCACGTGGACGTCGTTCTCCACTGCCTGACGGGCGGTCTCCTCCGGGGTTTGGAAGAGGGGGCCGATGTCGACGTCGAAGCCCAGGTCCGCGAAGGCAGTGGCGATGACCTTTTGGCCGCGGTCGTGGCCGTCCTGCCCCATCTTGGCCACCAGCAGCCGCGGGCGGCGGCCTTCCTCGCGGGCGAAATCCTCCACCCGTTGACGCACGTTCTGCAAAGCCGCCGCCTCCTCTCCGACCTCGCCGCTGTAGACGCCGGTCACCGTGCGCACCGTCGCCCGGTGGCGGCCGAAGACCTGTTCCAGAGCGTCGCTGATCTCCCCCACCGTGGCCCGCGCCCGGGCGGCGTCCACCGCCAGTTCCAGCAGATTGCCTTCGCCGCTCTGGGCGCAGCGGGTGAGGGCCTTCAAGGTCTCCTCTACCTTGCGGCCGTCGCGTTCGCTGCGCAGCTGCTCCAGGCGGGCGATCTGCGCCCGGCGCACAGCGCTGTTGTCCACCTTCAAGACCTCCGGCGGCTCGTCCTCCGCCAGGCGGTATTTGTTCACCCCGACGATGGTCTGGCGGCCGGAGTCGATGCGCGCCTGGGCCCGGGCCGCCGACTCCTCGATGCGCATCTTGGGCAGGCCGCTCTCGATGGCCTGGGCCATGCCGCCGAGCTCATCGATCTCCCGCAGATGCTCCCGGGCCTTCTCCGCCAGCTCATGGGTCAGCCACTCGACATAGTAGCTGCCGCCCCAAGGGTCGATGGACCGGCAGGTGTCGGTCTCCCGCTGGAGGAAGAGCTGGGTGTTCCGGGCGAGCCGGGCGGAGGCGTCGGAGGGCAGCGCCAGGGCTTCGTCCAGAGCGTTGGTGTGCAGGCTTTGGGTCTGGCCGTGGACCGCCGCCATGGCCTCGACGCAGGTGCGGGCGACGTTGTTGTACACGTCCTGGGCGGTGAGGCTCCAGCCGGAGGTCTGGCAGTGGGTGCGCAGCATCATGGACTTGGGATTCTTCGGCTCGAAGCCCTGCATCAGCTCCGCCCACAGCAGCCGCGCCGCTCGCAGCTTGGCCACCTCCATGAAGTAGTTCATGCCGATGCCGAAGAAGAAGGAGATGCGCGGCGCGAAGGAGTCCACGTCGAGGCCCGCCGCTAGCCCGGTGCGCACGTATTCGACGCCGTCCGCCAAGGTGTAGCCGAGCTCCAGATCCGCCGTCGCCCCGGCCTCCTGCATGTGGTAGCCCGAGACGCTGATGGAGTTGAAGCGGGGCATCTCCCGGGAGGTGTAGCCGAAGATGTCGGCGATGATGCGCATGGACGGCTGGGGCGGGTAGATGTAGGTGTTGCGCACCATGAATTCTTTGAGGATGTCGTTCTGGATGGTGCCGGTGAGCTGCTCCGGCTTCACCCCCTGCTCCTCGGCGGCCACGATGTACAGAGCCATCACCGGTAGCACCGCTCCGTTCATGGTCATGGAGACGCTCATGCGGTCCAGCGGGATGCCGTCGAAGAGGATGCGCATGTCGAGGATCGAGTCGATGGCCACCCCGGCCATGCCCACATCCCCCACCACCCGCGGATGATCCGAGTCGTAGCCTCGGTGGGTGGCCAGATCGAAGGCGATAGACAGCCCCATCTGCCCTGCCGCCAGGTTCCGGCGATAGAAGGCGTTGGATTCCTCCGCGGTGCTGAAACCGGCGTATTGGCGAATGGTCCAGGGTCGCTGGACGTACATGGTCGGGTACGGCCCCCGGACGAAGGGAGCGCTCCCCGGCATGGAGTGCAGATGATCCACGCCTTGGAGGTCGGCAGCGGTGTAGAGGCCGCGGATGGGTACGCCCTCGGGAGTCTGCCAGGGGCTCGAGCTCTCAGGTTTTGAGGAGGCTGATGCCGTCTCGCTGGCAGCCTCGAGGGGTACCCGGGAGTAATTGGGAATGGTGCTCATGCTCGGTCCTCCTCGGCGTCCAGCAGCTGCTCCAAGATTTCCAGGACGTTGCACCCCAGGTGAATGAAGAGGTCGACGCCGGCAGCTCGCAATGCCGGCTCCCGTTCACCGCCCTTGCCCGCCAGCAGGATCGGCCCGGCCCCAGCCTCGGCCAGAGCGCCGGCGGT
The genomic region above belongs to Acidobacteriota bacterium and contains:
- the scpA gene encoding methylmalonyl-CoA mutase, which produces MSTIPNYSRVPLEAASETASASSKPESSSPWQTPEGVPIRGLYTAADLQGVDHLHSMPGSAPFVRGPYPTMYVQRPWTIRQYAGFSTAEESNAFYRRNLAAGQMGLSIAFDLATHRGYDSDHPRVVGDVGMAGVAIDSILDMRILFDGIPLDRMSVSMTMNGAVLPVMALYIVAAEEQGVKPEQLTGTIQNDILKEFMVRNTYIYPPQPSMRIIADIFGYTSREMPRFNSISVSGYHMQEAGATADLELGYTLADGVEYVRTGLAAGLDVDSFAPRISFFFGIGMNYFMEVAKLRAARLLWAELMQGFEPKNPKSMMLRTHCQTSGWSLTAQDVYNNVARTCVEAMAAVHGQTQSLHTNALDEALALPSDASARLARNTQLFLQRETDTCRSIDPWGGSYYVEWLTHELAEKAREHLREIDELGGMAQAIESGLPKMRIEESAARAQARIDSGRQTIVGVNKYRLAEDEPPEVLKVDNSAVRRAQIARLEQLRSERDGRKVEETLKALTRCAQSGEGNLLELAVDAARARATVGEISDALEQVFGRHRATVRTVTGVYSGEVGEEAAALQNVRQRVEDFAREEGRRPRLLVAKMGQDGHDRGQKVIATAFADLGFDVDIGPLFQTPEETARQAVENDVHVVGASSLAAGHLTLVPQLRDALAELGRDDIMIVVGGVVPEQDYQALYDAGVAAIYGPGTVISEAALELVKELAGRLGHGR